A window of the Lactuca sativa cultivar Salinas chromosome 7, Lsat_Salinas_v11, whole genome shotgun sequence genome harbors these coding sequences:
- the LOC111913653 gene encoding magnesium transporter MRS2-4, whose translation MGKSNPFSFRRSSSTTRRRRTTKKVGESQQSANAPSPPANVGDVVAAKPKKKAGGARLWMRFDRSGESELFECDKNTIIKRAGIPARDLRILGPVFSNSSNILAREKAMVVNLEHIKAIVTAEEVLLLDPLRQEVLPFVDQLRHQLSHKNHVNTSGIQQGGRQLALRDTESNLSASGRWQPVPETAEGLQAELPFEFQVLEIALEVVCTYLDSSVADLERDAYPVLDELAKNVSTKNLERVRSLKSNLTRLLARVQKVRDELEHLLDDDEDMTQLYLTRKWLQNQQSEALLGGVGSNSFPNNVLHLRRLSSVKSGSMLTSGNLNDDDVEDLEMLLEAYFMQLDGTRNKILSVREYIDDTEDYVNIQLDNQRNELIQLQLTLTIASFAIAFETLVAGLFGMNIPCRLYDIEGIFEPFVGGITAASLVLFLLVLGYARWKKLLGS comes from the exons atggggAAGTCGAACCCATTCTCGTTTCGCCGTAGCAGCAGCACAACCAGGCGTCGACGAACAACGAAGAAGGTCGGCGAGTCGCAGCAATCGGCCAACGCGCCGTCACCACCGGCCAACGTCGGGGATGTTGTGGCGGCGAAACCGAAGAAGAAGGCTGGTGGAGCGAGATTGTGGATGCGGTTCGATAGGTCTGGCGAATCTGAGCTTTTCGAGTGTGATAAGAACACCATCATCAAACGGGCGGGTATTCCAGCTAGGGATTTGAGGATTCTTGGCCCTGTTTTCTCTAACTCCTCCAATATCCTTG CTAGGGAGAAAGCAATGGTTGTTAACCTGGAACACATTAAGGCCATAGTCACAGCAGAAGAAGTCCTTCTACTCGATCCTCTTCGTCAAGAGGTTCTTCCATTTGTGGATCAACTGAGGCATCAACTTTCTCACAAAAACCATGTCAACACTTCTGGTATACAACAAGGTGGACGCCAGCTTGCTTTACGTGATACAGAATCAAACCTCTCAGCTTCTGGAAGATGGCAACCTGTTCCAGAAACTGCTGAAGGTTTGCAAGCCGAGCTTCCATTTGAGTTTCAAGTTCTGGAAATCGCATTAGAGGTAGTGTGTACATATCTGGACTCAAGTGTAGCAGATCTTGAAAGGGACGCTTACCCTGTTCTTGATGAATTAGCTAAGAATGTCAGCACCAAGAATCTTGAACGTGTCAGAAGTTTGAAAAGCAATCTTACTCGTTTGCTTGCAAGGGTACAAAAGGTAAGGGATGAACTTGAACATCTTCtagatgatgatgaagatatGACACAGTTgtatctaacaaggaaatggtTACAAAATCAACAAAGTGAGGCTTTGTTGGGAGGTGTTGGGTCAAATAGCTTCCCAAATAATGTCTTACATCTGCGCAGATTAAGCTCTGTAAAAAGTGGAAGTATGTTGACAAGTGGCAATTTGAATGACGATGACGTGGAGGATCTTGAGATGTTGCTTGAGGCTTATTTCATGCAACTTGATGGAACTCGAAACAAGATTTTATCT GTTCGTGAGTACATTGATGACACGGAAGACTATGTGAACATCCAATTGGATAACCAAAGAAATGAGTTAATCCAACTGCAGTTAACATTAACCATAGCTTCATTTGCAATAGCTTTTGAGACTTTAGTGGCTGGATTATTTGGGATGAATATACCATGTCGATTATATGACATTGAAGGAATATTTGAGCCATTTGTTGGAGGCATAACTGCTGCTTCTCTTGTGCTTTTTTTGCTCGTTCTTGGATACGCCAGGTGGAA